One genomic window of Bremerella sp. JC817 includes the following:
- a CDS encoding MMPL family transporter has protein sequence MFFEQLGKFVVRFSLVIIVFWTVFTLVAAVTPPHWDDVTLDGDLAFLPANMPSSIAEKLYRDAFPQRQAKSQIVFAISREDEPLDEEDLRLADRMASPLQNAQGMFLFRDVKPASEEKSDDAGEDESPYVGAIAAWEEAALLDSKSWHPLWNLALASKAMGNEAGEQQFLEQATTLNPELKEKSPQLVPDDPFNWNQFDVLTRHTPVRGDMLTSKDGHAVLVVVESRNEFMATDNIRVLQEASQYVETWRKKADEAGLKHLQIGVTGNAAIGGEMLLAAKESIANTELYTILLVIVILLVIYRTPMMLTVPLLSIAVSFIISSWLVALLTQVHLLPGMDWFDFKVFKTSRIFIVVILFGAGTDFCLFLIGRYREELAACRDHQLAISKALAGVGEALTASAMTTVVGLGMMFFADFEKYRNSGPAIGLCLLVTLLTCLTLAPAIMKFLGPLLFWPWGDTDQFVEKSRPVSAAWWDQISHWVCYRPGLTLTVVVLLLGIVGVPSIYRRITTGDAIPVSYDLFGDLGNDRMAKQTALQIRKHFPLGESGPMTILLVNPTGQFSTWEGKKFISDIATTIHGSDEDIERVFTSEQPLGDAPTRYSFSSRGIGKLMRKSHRGTKDFFLAENEQLGGQIALVRVLFDCNPFSNEAIDLLQKVQQDITAKIETMPPPWNETKIFVQGTTPSIRDLMIVTRRDQKRIEIGVIVAVFLVLLVILRRPMVCAYMILSVLFSYYVTLGITETFFRFVYADTYQALDWKVPLFLFVILAAIGQDYNVYLATRVFEEQKRLGLRQGLLRGISTTGGIITSCGLVMAGTFASMCMGTLLGVIEIGFALTVGVLLDTFVVRTVMLPCFLALMNRYTKEPELESIATE, from the coding sequence TTGTTTTTCGAACAGCTAGGGAAGTTCGTTGTTCGCTTCTCGCTGGTAATCATCGTTTTCTGGACGGTGTTTACCCTGGTGGCTGCCGTGACGCCCCCACATTGGGACGATGTTACCCTGGATGGCGATCTGGCGTTTCTTCCGGCGAACATGCCTAGCTCGATCGCAGAAAAGCTTTATCGCGACGCATTCCCACAGCGCCAGGCCAAAAGCCAAATCGTGTTTGCGATCTCACGCGAGGACGAGCCCCTGGATGAAGAAGATCTGCGGCTTGCAGATCGAATGGCGTCGCCACTGCAAAACGCCCAGGGAATGTTTCTCTTTCGCGATGTGAAGCCAGCCAGCGAAGAGAAATCGGACGATGCAGGGGAGGATGAAAGTCCTTATGTCGGAGCCATTGCGGCCTGGGAAGAAGCGGCGCTGTTGGACTCGAAAAGCTGGCATCCGCTGTGGAACCTCGCGTTGGCCAGCAAAGCGATGGGGAACGAAGCAGGGGAGCAGCAGTTTCTGGAGCAAGCCACGACGCTGAACCCTGAGTTAAAAGAGAAGTCACCGCAGCTTGTGCCGGACGATCCATTCAACTGGAACCAGTTCGACGTGCTGACGCGTCACACGCCGGTCCGTGGAGATATGCTGACCAGCAAAGATGGCCACGCGGTGCTCGTCGTTGTCGAGTCGCGGAATGAGTTCATGGCGACCGATAACATTCGCGTCCTGCAAGAGGCCAGCCAATACGTCGAGACGTGGCGAAAGAAGGCGGACGAGGCAGGGCTCAAGCATTTGCAGATCGGCGTGACCGGCAATGCAGCAATCGGCGGCGAGATGCTGCTGGCTGCGAAGGAGAGTATCGCCAACACCGAGCTCTATACGATCCTGCTGGTCATCGTCATTCTGCTGGTCATCTATCGCACGCCGATGATGCTGACGGTGCCGCTGCTTTCGATTGCGGTGTCATTCATCATTTCGTCCTGGCTGGTCGCCTTACTTACACAAGTCCATTTACTGCCAGGGATGGACTGGTTCGATTTCAAGGTCTTCAAAACATCACGCATCTTTATCGTCGTGATCTTATTCGGGGCAGGGACGGACTTCTGTCTATTTCTTATCGGACGTTACCGCGAAGAACTGGCCGCTTGCCGTGATCATCAACTTGCGATCAGCAAGGCATTGGCAGGGGTCGGCGAAGCGTTAACAGCGAGCGCCATGACCACGGTCGTTGGACTTGGCATGATGTTCTTCGCCGATTTCGAGAAGTACCGTAACAGTGGTCCGGCGATCGGCCTGTGTTTGCTGGTGACGCTCCTGACCTGTTTGACCTTGGCACCGGCGATCATGAAGTTTCTCGGGCCGCTACTGTTCTGGCCGTGGGGAGACACCGACCAATTCGTCGAGAAAAGCCGTCCCGTGTCGGCAGCCTGGTGGGATCAGATTTCGCACTGGGTTTGTTACCGACCTGGGCTTACGCTGACGGTTGTTGTGCTGCTGCTGGGGATTGTCGGCGTGCCGAGTATCTATCGCCGAATCACCACGGGGGATGCGATCCCCGTCTCGTACGATTTGTTCGGCGATCTCGGAAACGATCGTATGGCCAAGCAGACCGCGCTGCAGATCCGCAAACATTTTCCTCTCGGCGAAAGCGGCCCGATGACCATCCTGCTGGTCAATCCGACCGGGCAGTTCAGCACCTGGGAAGGGAAGAAGTTTATTTCCGACATCGCGACAACCATTCATGGATCGGACGAAGATATCGAGCGGGTCTTCACCAGCGAGCAGCCGCTGGGCGACGCTCCGACTCGCTATTCATTTTCATCGCGTGGTATCGGCAAACTGATGCGAAAGAGCCACCGCGGGACGAAGGATTTCTTTCTGGCGGAGAACGAGCAGTTAGGGGGGCAGATTGCTCTCGTTCGGGTCCTGTTCGACTGCAATCCATTCTCGAACGAAGCGATCGATTTGCTGCAGAAGGTTCAGCAAGACATCACCGCGAAGATCGAAACGATGCCGCCGCCATGGAACGAAACGAAGATCTTCGTCCAAGGAACGACGCCATCAATTCGGGACCTGATGATTGTCACGCGGCGCGATCAAAAACGAATCGAGATTGGCGTCATCGTAGCTGTGTTTCTGGTGCTCCTGGTGATTCTGCGAAGACCGATGGTTTGTGCCTACATGATCCTGTCGGTGTTGTTCAGTTATTACGTGACGCTGGGCATAACCGAAACGTTCTTCCGTTTTGTTTATGCCGACACCTATCAGGCACTCGACTGGAAGGTGCCGTTGTTCCTGTTTGTGATTCTGGCAGCCATTGGCCAGGACTATAACGTCTACCTGGCGACGCGGGTGTTTGAAGAACAAAAGCGGCTTGGCTTGCGGCAGGGGCTCTTACGCGGGATTTCAACGACCGGTGGCATCATCACAAG
- a CDS encoding S41 family peptidase, producing the protein MAIALLLALVTLAPATVFGQIRIPDEARIDETAVREVLANGEQLERQGRWGEALTFYEDALRLHGFDSSVQRKANLARLHYDVGRRYTDQSFVRSVQTMTRDDALRLYDEVLKKIQASYVDSPRWNEVSREGVKQLDVALKEEIFSRKNLQNVDRNRIEQVRRLLNENVNWQGVTTPQQAVETANYAAELMWQNLGVSPTATILEFACGTAASLDPYTSFLTQDQLTEVYSQIEGNFVGLGVELKADEGNLLIVHAIDGSPAHQAGIRSGDRIVAVDGQQTEIISTEKAADMLKGPIGSSVRVTILSPGQPPRDLQVRRDRVEVPSVDNIHIMDQESKIGYLKITSFQKNTPADLSSALWKLHRDGMRALVIDLRGNPGGLLTASVDMVDLFVEQGTIVSTRGRNAREDFDYTAHMPGTWRVPLVVLIDSNSASASEIFAGAIRDHRRGTVVGQRSYGKGSVQGIFPLATGGTGLRLTTAKFFSPSGRAISRNGVTPDVNVRIAAKPDLDEMKQAFEAAPKGDPVMEAGVVAARQLLGVPGLSTRTQDQR; encoded by the coding sequence AAACGGCCGTGCGTGAAGTGCTGGCCAACGGCGAGCAACTGGAACGCCAGGGTCGTTGGGGCGAAGCGTTGACCTTCTATGAAGATGCTTTGCGACTGCACGGCTTCGATTCTAGCGTCCAACGAAAAGCGAATCTGGCTCGTCTGCATTACGACGTTGGCCGTCGCTATACCGATCAAAGCTTCGTTCGCTCGGTCCAGACGATGACCCGCGACGACGCCTTACGTCTTTACGACGAAGTTCTTAAGAAGATTCAGGCCAGCTATGTTGATTCGCCACGCTGGAATGAAGTTAGCCGCGAAGGTGTGAAGCAGTTGGACGTGGCCTTGAAGGAAGAGATCTTCAGCCGCAAGAATCTGCAGAACGTTGATCGCAATCGCATTGAACAAGTTCGTCGCCTGTTGAATGAAAACGTCAACTGGCAGGGCGTCACCACGCCGCAGCAGGCGGTTGAAACGGCCAACTACGCTGCCGAACTGATGTGGCAGAATCTGGGAGTTTCGCCAACCGCGACTATCCTGGAATTCGCTTGTGGAACGGCCGCGTCGCTCGATCCTTATACCAGCTTCCTGACTCAGGATCAGTTGACTGAAGTTTACTCGCAGATCGAAGGCAACTTCGTCGGTCTGGGTGTGGAACTGAAGGCTGACGAAGGCAACCTGTTGATTGTGCACGCCATCGACGGCAGTCCAGCCCACCAGGCCGGAATTCGTTCAGGCGATCGCATCGTGGCTGTCGACGGTCAGCAGACCGAAATCATCTCGACTGAGAAAGCCGCCGATATGCTGAAGGGCCCGATCGGCTCGTCCGTTCGCGTCACGATCCTCAGTCCGGGCCAGCCACCTCGCGACCTGCAAGTTCGCCGTGATCGTGTCGAAGTGCCTAGCGTCGACAACATCCACATCATGGACCAAGAATCGAAGATCGGTTATCTGAAGATCACCAGCTTCCAGAAGAACACACCAGCCGACCTGAGCTCGGCACTGTGGAAACTGCACCGCGATGGGATGCGAGCCCTTGTCATCGACCTGCGAGGCAACCCAGGCGGTCTGCTGACAGCTTCGGTCGACATGGTTGACCTGTTCGTCGAACAAGGAACGATCGTTTCGACTCGCGGTCGCAACGCTCGCGAAGACTTTGACTATACCGCTCACATGCCAGGTACCTGGCGAGTGCCCCTGGTCGTGCTGATCGACTCGAACTCGGCCAGTGCCAGCGAGATCTTCGCCGGTGCGATCCGAGACCATCGTCGCGGCACGGTTGTCGGCCAACGCAGCTACGGTAAGGGTTCGGTGCAGGGGATCTTCCCACTGGCTACCGGCGGCACCGGGCTTCGCCTGACGACGGCCAAGTTCTTCTCGCCAAGTGGTCGGGCCATCAGCCGTAACGGCGTGACGCCGGACGTCAATGTTCGCATTGCTGCCAAGCCAGACCTGGACGAGATGAAGCAAGCATTCGAGGCTGCTCCGAAAGGAGACCCGGTGATGGAAGCAGGCGTTGTCGCCGCTCGCCAGTTGCTGGGTGTGCCTGGGCTTTCGACCCGTACTCAAGATCAACGATAA